CGGGACCAAGATCCCGTTCCGTCGGACGCCAAAAATCTCCGGACGAACCAGAACGGCGGGACTGGATCTGGCCCTGCAGTTGGGCATGGCACTCTCCAGCCTGGCCTTGGGGCTCTACTACGTCTCGCAGTTCCGATGGATGGCAGGCGCCTTTCCCCTCGCCAATGCCGGCCTGTTGATCTACGGCATCCGCCAATTCATCGGCTTCGCCGAAATGCAGCAAGATCTTCGCCTCAGCCTCACGGAAACCTTCACCAGCATGGCAAGTCGCACACAGCGTGCCGGCGCGCGGTTCATGACGAATATGCTCGCTCCGCTGACCCCGGTGATCGAGTGGAGCAAAGAATTCGTCCTTCCGATACGTGCGCGGGTCGCCTCCCGTCAGATCCTCTGGAGCCTCTTGGTTGCGCTCGAAGCCATCTCTCCCGCGCTCGCCACCGGACATTCCACGGCCCCGCTCAATCCCGTTCAAATCGAGAATCTCAAGCCTGGCACCAGCGACTGGATCCTGGCCAAGCCGGCCAGGAATCATGAGATCGAAGGCTATGCCTCCGCAACCAGCGTCAACCAGGGCGAGACGATTCGTCTCTATGTTCATTCGCTCGCCCCCACGTACCGCCTCACGATCTACCGCATGGGATGGTACGGAGGGCTCGGCGCCCGGCAGATGTCCGGACCGATAGAGTTGCCGGGGCACCGACAGCCAGCCCCTGTCGTAGACAGTGAAACCGGCTTGATCGAGTGCCAGTGGGAATACCCGGTCGCGCAAACCATCCCGGCCGGCTCCCAAGGCGAGAGCACCTGGCCGTCAGGGTATTACCTGGCGAAGCTGACAGCGGAACCCACGGGAGAAGAGAGCTACATTCTGTTTATCGTCCGGGACGATCAGCGCCCCTCGACCTATCTCGTCCAAGCCAGCATCACAACCTATCAGGCCTACAACAATTGGGGCGGACGCTCGCTGTATTCGTTCAATAGTCCCGGCGGGCAGGCCGCGAAAGTGTCCTTCAACCGGCCCTATGCCGGCAGCGCGATTCCCGCCGCAGCCTCCGGAATCGGCGCAGGCGATTTTCTGATTTCCAACTCAATCCCACCCGGCTACCCGGCGTCCCCCGCTGGCTGGGAGTACAATATGGTCCGCTGGTTGGAACGAGAAGGCTACGACGTCACCTATGCCACCAACCTCGATGTGCATGCGAACCCTGCGCTGCTCGTCTCGCACCAAGCCTTCCTCTCGATCGGGCACGATGAATATTGGACCTGGGAGATGCGGCGCCATATCGAACAGGCGCGCGACCGGGGCGTTCATCTCGGCATTTTTTCGTCGAATACCTGTTATTGGCAGATCCGCATGGAGCCCGGCCATATCACTGGGGAGCCGCTCCGGACCATGGTGGCCTACAAAGAGAATACGCCGCGTCGCGACCCCTTCATGACCGACCAGAGTCCGGAGAACGATCACCTCGCCACCACGCGCTGGCGCAACGCACCCGTGAGCCGCCCCGAGGCAGGCTTGCTCGGCACCATGTATCTGGAAGTAGAAAATCCCGTCGATAGCTCGTACGTAATCGAGGAGGCCGACGCCTGGATGCTCGCAAAAACCGGCCTCGCCAAAGGCTCGTCGCTGCCGGGCGTCGCCGGGTATGAAGTCGATGGACTGAGCGCCGCCAGCCCGACCGGCACGCACATCGTCGCACGTATGCCGGCAGGCCAACTCGCCGGCGCCGTGACCCTCTATCGCGCCGCCAGCAACGCGCTGGTCTTCTCTAGCGGATCGATGCAATGGAGCTGGGGGCTTGATGATTTCCAAGCTCCGCACCTGCGCAAATCCGTGTTGAATCCGGCCGTCCAGCAGATCACTCGAAACGTCCTGGCTCGATTCACGCGCGCAGAAGACTAAGCCCGTCTCTGAATTCGACACCCCCTTCACCCCTCGACCTTTCCCGAACAGGACCGCACCGATGCAACAGACATCAGCGACACCACGCTCATCGGGAGAAGCCTCCACCAGAAGCACTCAGCCTGATCGACGCTCGGCCCGGTACGATGTCCTGCGAGTCGGCGCCTGTCTCGCGGTCATCCTGTTGCATCTGGCCGCCACCATCGTGATGGAACGCGAGCTCTTCGGCACGCTGCAGTGGCACCTTTCCAATGCCCTCGACGCCGCCACCCGCTGGTGCGTCCCGGTCTTCGTCATGCTGAGCGGTGCACTGTTGCTCGACCCGCAAAAATGTACGGGCCCTGGCGCCTTCTGGGCCAAACGCATGAGCCGGTTATTGCCGGCCCTCATCGCCTGGCCGACGATCTATTTCGCCTGGCGCGCCTTCTACTGGCATGAGCCGCTCTCGATCGAGATCATCGGCCGTGATATGGTCCTCGGCAGGCCCTATATCCATTTATACTTTCTGTTTCTCATCGCCGGACTGTATCTCGTCACACCCTTTCTGGCCAAAGCGCTCGCCGCCTTCAGCCTCTCGCAGTTGCGCGACCTGATTCTGATCATGGCCGGGCTGGCGATGGGGGCTAATCTATTTGATTTTCTCGCCTCCAGCGCCTTCACCATATTCGTCCCCTATCTGACCTATTACCTGGCGGGCTGGTATTGCGCGCGGCTCCGGATCGAGCGGCCGTCGCGCCTCGCATTCGCGATCATGATCGCCGCTGCGACCACCACGCTCCTGACAGCTATTCTCGTCTCGACGCGCGGATACGACGACCGCTGGGCCTTCTATTTCTACGAGGATTTCAGCCCCACCGACATGGTGATGGCCGTCGGCCTCTTCCTGCTGATCCTGCAGGGGACGATTTCTCCAAAAGTAGAATCCATTGCGCAGACGCTCGCACCGCTCACGCTCGGCGTCTACGTGGCCCATCCCATCGTGGTGGAATTGCTGCGCTATGGGTACTTCCTCACTGTTCCAATCCTGCTTCGTCCCCCCTACTACGTACCGATCACCTTCCTCGCGACCTGCGTCCTCACATTCGGCCTCGTCACCCTCATGCAGCGAGTGCCTGGCCTGCGGCGAATTGTGTAGCGGGTGTATAGAGAAACGATCCGTCAGGGACAGAGGACAATATTTTTGTAATCTGCTAGAGGCCGCCGGGCTGCCAGGTGGCGGGTTTGAAGTAGGCCTGAGGTTGGTTCTGATTGACGGCCTTGCGGATGACGAGAAAATGCGTGGAGCAGGACAGAGCATCGATCTCACTCGGCGAGAAGAATCGCGCATCGGATGTCTCTTCATGATCCGGACGAGGCGTCCCGCGAATGACACGCGCGGCGAACACCGTCGTGACGGCGGCAAGCTGATCGCCGTTGTCGTAGGTCTTAGAGAAGTGCTCACCCGCAAAGACGCCCAGGATGTGGGTCAGCTCCACAAACACTCCGGCTTCCTCCCACGCCTCCCGCACCGCCGCATCGGACGGCAACTCATGCGGGTCGATAATTCCGCTCGGCGCGCTCCAGCGGCCGGAGTCCTTGTCCTGAATCAGCAAGAGTCGCCCGCGGTCGTCGTACGCAAAGACCATCGCGGTCGGAACTTGCAGCAGCTCAGTGCCGATCTTGGAGCGGAGGGATTTGATGAACTCTGGAATCGGCATTATGTGCACCCCGTACAATATTTATACGTCCCTAGCTTGACCTAGCTCGCTGACACATTTCAAAAAGTCGACCGGAATGTCCCTGTAAATTTCGTTCTGCCCCCGTCACTGAGCTAGGCCGCTCTCCCTGGCGTCCTCCTCCCTCGCACCAAGAGCTCGACATCGCAATCCAGCACATGCAGTAACGACAGAAGTTGGTCCACCGACTTGCTGTAGTTGGTTTGATCGAGCAACCGATAGAATTGCGTGGCCGAGGTTCCCAGACGCCGGATGATCTCGCGCTTCGACAAAGCACTGGCCTCAACCCGCTTCTGCGCTTCAACCGTCAGCTTATACAGCAAGGCATCCCTCAGGTAACGAGGATCCTGGTTGTAGGCCAGCACCTGCTCACTATGAACCGTGCCTTCCTTGCCGGACTTCAGGACATAGGTAAATCCCTCGTTCCCCAGATCTTTGTCGACAAAAATCCGAATGATCGGATCAGCTGCACTTGGTTTCAGATCCACCGTTGAGTAAGGAAGCTGGAATGTCTGCTTCGACGTCTTGACCTGGAATGCCTTTTTGCGATTATTCAGGCTCACGGCTTGGATCTTCATAGAACCCCCTCACGTTCCAATTCCTCAATCAGCGTACACACTCGCCTTGCACTCTTGCCGATCATCGGTTGTCCACGTTCCAGATCCCATTTCACAATGAGGACACCGTCCCGATACACATGGACATGCCGGGGAGGGTGATCGCTCTTCCAGGTGACGAACACATACCCTCCTCGACGAACTTTACCCATGTGCAAGTGTTACCTCCACAGGTATCACCTGTCAAGACAGAAGGTCGGCGGGCGAATAGTTACAGGCCTGGCAGCTGCCAGGTGGCCGGCTTGAAGTAGGCTTGGGATCGGTCGTGGCTCAGGGCCTGACGAATCACGTGGAAATGCGGCTGACAGGGCAGCGCCGCGATCTCGTCGGGAAGAAAGAACCGCGCATCGGCCGTCTCAGCATGATCCGGGCGAGGCGTGCCGCTGATCGGACGCGCGGCAAAGACGGTCGACACACAGGCTATCTGGTCGCCGTTGTCGTAGGTGCCGGAAAAGTGTTCTCCGGCAAAGACGCCGAGGACGCGGGTCAACTCGACAAACACTCCGGCTTCCTCCCAGGTCTCCCGCACCGCCGCATCGGCGAGCAACTCAAGGGGCTCGACGATGCCCCCCGGCGCACCCCACAAACCTGAGGACTTTTCCTGAATCAACAAGAGACGCCCGCTGTCGTCATAAGCAAACACGGCGACGGTGGAAACCTGCAACAATTCCGTGCCGACCTTGGAGCGGAGAGATTGAATGAAACCGGGAATGGGCATGGGTCTGGCTAACCTTTGCTGTGAGCGGCCGACGAGGGCCTGAACCCCGCATTGGGCCGCTCGATAAGAGGGTGCGTGGCACGGTTGACGAGACACTCGGCGGCGACAAGATTCGGCAGCCAGCAAAGCCACGCGATGATCGGATAGACGATTTCAAACGCCGCCCCAAGAGCCACGGAGGCAGGCAAGTACAAGCGCAGCGTGACGGCGGCGAAGGTGAGCGCGAAGTTTCGAACCATCCAGCAGCGATGAGCCGTGAAGTCGCAGGCCCGAACGGCGAAATAGGCACGGGAGCCGCTGTACAGCCAAGCAACAGCGAGACAGGCGAAGCCTAACCGGGACGGAAGGCCGCCGAACGCATGAAACGCCATGAACAGGCCCGAGAGCCCTCCGATCAGCACACCAATCGCAAGGTAGAGCCGGCCGAGCCGGCGGTGCAGAGCAGGCCGCCGGTCGCGCAACGTCGATGAAAACTGAAACGGCCCCAGGGCCAGCGCGACGGCCGCGCCGAACACATGTGCATAAATGCCGACGGGATGGGCTTCGAAGGTGGCGCGCATGTCAGGATGAACCAGCGCCCCGACAGGCAGGAAGCCATAGACGGCGAGAGCGTAGCCCGCAACCGCGAGCGACAATACGACCAGTGCAATAAAGCCAGCGAGACGCATAACACCATGGTCCAGGCTCATAGGTATCCGTGACAGCCCAACGTCGCCGGGCCAGCTGACCGGACTATCCCCGTTTTTTGCATTCTACGTTTGACGAGTTTCTATGATCAACCGGGAAGCCGATGGCTTCTGCCAAGGGCTCCTACCGCAAGAACTGTTTACACTCCTCACTCGATCTAGCCCTCGTCGCTCAGGCCATTGCTATGCCGCGTGGTTTTCCCTGGATGCTCGATCGGGGGCAGCAAATGCGTTGGCACAAAAAACCAACCCGCGATGAGCGTGGGGACCACCGCGCTCGCTATCACGGCAGCCACGAGAAAGGAATATTGCTCCTGGGTCACCAAGCCATGCGCTAATCCATAGAGAGACGAGATGGTCCCGAATGTCAGGCCGGTCGACATCAGCAGCGTGTAATACCAGCGTTCGTTGCGATCCTGCCGGAAGGCACTGATAATCGGATAGAGGCCGAAAATCTTGGACGCCACTTTGCCCAGGAGCAACGCAATGAACACCAGCGGCGCCGCAAGCAGCGCCGGCAGCGACACCAGCGTCCCGGCGCGCAGGAAATAGAAGGGTGTGAGAAACCCCACCGTCAGCGTTCGCAACCGGCGGATCCAATGCGTATCTCTCGCAGCGCTTCCCGCCAACACCATGCCGACAAGGTACGCCGGCAGCACAGCTTCGCTCCCAGACCACAAAGCCAGCGCGCCCAATCCAAAGAGAATCAGCATGATCCATTTCGTCCGGATTGCAGCGGTGCGATGGGCATAATGCCTGGTCAGCCACGCCGTCGTGAACGGCAACGACGCGAGCACCGCCACGCTCCCCGCGATGAACACCACTGTCTTATACGTGAAGGGCGCGAAGAGCAGGCCGAGGGCGATCACGGTTCCGAGGTCATTGATGAAACAGGAGCCGAGAATCCCCTTCCCGAAATCCGTCTTATTGAAGCCTGTTTCCAACATGACGGCATAGACCACCGCCATGGAGGTCGTCGAGAGAGCAATACCGCAGAGCCAACTGGCATTCGCATCCCATCCCAACAAATAGTAAGCGACTGCGGCGCAACCGAAAAATGGCGCCAGGAACCCCGCCAAGCCGACGACGCTCACCTCCGTCAACTTCGTTTTGATCACGTCAGGGTCCAATTCCGCACCAGCCAGGAACGTCAGCACAACTGCGCCGGCGGCCGCGAGGAATCGCACCCACTCGGAATTGGCGGCAAGCACATCGCCCAGGCCGAACCAGCCGGTGGCGGCGGCGGCACCGACACCCACACAAATTTCAACGAGCGCGATCGAAAGACCCAGGGAAGAAGCAATGAGGGCGGACACAACTGCGAGGGCGAGCCACAAGGATGCAGTGATGAAGATGGGTTCCATTCGGGAGTCCTCCGTTTCGGCCTGGCTGTACAAACCGGGCGCCGCCACGCTGGCGGCAATCCTACGGCTACGGCAGTAGTAGCGTAGGAGTCATCAGCCTGGCCGAGGCGGTTATACGGGGGACTCCATCCCCTGGGGAAGAAGAGTATACGCGAAATAACGAGCTACGGCATCACTGCGTTTCTATCAATTGAATGCCCGACGCCAGCCCCACGCAAAAATGATTGCGTATACCAGCGCATTGCCCGCCACAATGAACACACCTGCCACGAGTTCCAATTGTCGCGGCATGCCCCGCGGGTAAACAATGGGTCCGATGTAGTGTTGTACAAAGCCACCTGAATAGCCGAGCTGACCGGCGCGAGTGCGGAGGGCATTCTCAATCGGAGTCAATGGGCAGGTCCAGCTCATGAGATTCACCACCGAAGACCAGAGCACCACGGGAATATGCACCCAGGCCCAGGCTTGATCGAAAAACGCCAACGGTCCGCCGAAGACTGCAAATGCAGCAAAGAGAAAGTGCGCGAACAAGACCAGATCCGCACTGAGGCGATACAGCATATCGATCAGCTACCTGCCGTCCAATAGGCGATATTCACTCGTCTGAAGGAACAAAGGTGTCTGACATCTCTGTTTCTCATGTCGCGCCATCAGATCGTTATGTCGCTGATTTCGATGATAGCCTCACCTCGCTCAATGAGGGTTCGCGCTGATGGCCACGCCTGCGTGAGGATCGCTTTCAGCTTTGCGTTTGAGGTGTTCCCGCAAGTGACCCAGACAATTTGCGGTGGCTGACCAAGCTGGGTCACGAGATCGACCAAGTCACGGTCCTTCGTCAGCACAACCACCTTGGCCCTGCGTGCGGCAAGAAAGATGGTCCGATCCGTCGCATCGCGCAAGCCTATATCCTTGAGTGCGATCGCCTCAATGTTGAAGGTCGAACTCAGCCATGGCGCAATGAAAGGAGAAATCTGGGCGTCGAGCCAGATCTTCACGCAGCGAGGATCGGGTGATTGAGTCGGCTACTGGCAAAGCGAAGGCAGGCAGAGATATCTTCCGCGACGAGATCCGGCAGCTCTTCAAGCACCTGTTGCTGCGTCAGCCCAGCGGCCAGGAGATCGAGTACATCGATCACTCGAATCCGCATCCCCCGAATGCAGGGCCGACCTCCGCACTGCTCAGGATTCACGGTGATACGATCAACAAGTTCAGCCATGATAGACGCCTCCCGACCAGATCTCTCGCCAGCACATCGTCATGAACGAAGACCAACCCTTCGCTACGGGCAAGTCTACTGAAGAATTGGCTGTTTTTCTACTACCCAGAGGGAGAAAACTCTCCCCTGTGGGATTCTATACGCAAGGATCCAAGCCCCACCTACCGTTTGGTGAAGATAAAGGTGCTTGAAACCTTTATCTCCTCCCAGCGGCAGGCTGCATAGCGAACCGTCCGCTGCAACCGGATCTTAGGCATCATGTGGCCTTGCGCCAGGAAACCACTCGGTATGTTGATCCCCTTGACGACCAAAGTATGTGACTCGCTTGCCTCGAAGATACGCAATGTATCCCTGCACCCCAGCCTGTATGGCACGCTCGCAAAATGCCCGAAACTTTTGCCCGTGCTGTTGGCTGTCTAGAATGGCCGCCTTGAGTGCGCCCACATCGAAGTCCCCCGATATCGAGGGCAGTTTCTCGAACGCGAGAGGCGCTACTACCGCTGCCCCTGATGCGCTGTAGAAGGTGAATGAACCAGTAGCATAGTCCACATGGTAATACTCGACCCCGTTGGCAATGAGCTTGCCCACA
Above is a window of Nitrospira sp. DNA encoding:
- a CDS encoding glycosyltransferase family 2 protein; translated protein: MTPSSFIHELRFTQVSLAITTTAAAILIWSTGTIAKTALAQGHVEDLLEALLFGSLAGFLVYGNLCYQLARLGQLKRDAAFRLAALQPTKPFDPLSAPALTVLVPSYKEELPVIRQTLLSAALQNYPNKRVVLLLDDPPAPKTHSDRAGLWAARNLPFELQALLDEPASHITQARAAFLARRAHHTVTVSDECVRLSDCLRLATQWFETQAKHSSTETHTDIWFVEHVLTQSAESYREQSAQWFARRREPGLVSDEQVLGEIEDAYTELAARFQVEFDVFERKQYCNLSHEPNKAMNLNSYLGLMGRRVRPVVRQTGLALEETASRAGSRLIPNTPYVITLDADSLLKSHYASTLVRLMEQPDYARVAVAQTPYSAFPNAPGVLERTAGATTDIQYLVHQGFTYFGATFWVGANALLRKSALEEICVESNEDGHTVHRYIQDRTVIEDTESTVDLLAKGWSLHNHPERLAYSATPPDFGSLVIQRARWANGGLIILPKLLSFLRHTPKQARTVPQALLQIHYLTSLAFAPLSVLLLLAIPFSSELMTPWMLIAALPYFALYTRDLANMGYRPFRDLFRVYALNLLLIPIHLTGAVTSMQQAIAGTKIPFRRTPKISGRTRTAGLDLALQLGMALSSLALGLYYVSQFRWMAGAFPLANAGLLIYGIRQFIGFAEMQQDLRLSLTETFTSMASRTQRAGARFMTNMLAPLTPVIEWSKEFVLPIRARVASRQILWSLLVALEAISPALATGHSTAPLNPVQIENLKPGTSDWILAKPARNHEIEGYASATSVNQGETIRLYVHSLAPTYRLTIYRMGWYGGLGARQMSGPIELPGHRQPAPVVDSETGLIECQWEYPVAQTIPAGSQGESTWPSGYYLAKLTAEPTGEESYILFIVRDDQRPSTYLVQASITTYQAYNNWGGRSLYSFNSPGGQAAKVSFNRPYAGSAIPAAASGIGAGDFLISNSIPPGYPASPAGWEYNMVRWLEREGYDVTYATNLDVHANPALLVSHQAFLSIGHDEYWTWEMRRHIEQARDRGVHLGIFSSNTCYWQIRMEPGHITGEPLRTMVAYKENTPRRDPFMTDQSPENDHLATTRWRNAPVSRPEAGLLGTMYLEVENPVDSSYVIEEADAWMLAKTGLAKGSSLPGVAGYEVDGLSAASPTGTHIVARMPAGQLAGAVTLYRAASNALVFSSGSMQWSWGLDDFQAPHLRKSVLNPAVQQITRNVLARFTRAED
- a CDS encoding acyltransferase family protein gives rise to the protein MQQTSATPRSSGEASTRSTQPDRRSARYDVLRVGACLAVILLHLAATIVMERELFGTLQWHLSNALDAATRWCVPVFVMLSGALLLDPQKCTGPGAFWAKRMSRLLPALIAWPTIYFAWRAFYWHEPLSIEIIGRDMVLGRPYIHLYFLFLIAGLYLVTPFLAKALAAFSLSQLRDLILIMAGLAMGANLFDFLASSAFTIFVPYLTYYLAGWYCARLRIERPSRLAFAIMIAAATTTLLTAILVSTRGYDDRWAFYFYEDFSPTDMVMAVGLFLLILQGTISPKVESIAQTLAPLTLGVYVAHPIVVELLRYGYFLTVPILLRPPYYVPITFLATCVLTFGLVTLMQRVPGLRRIV
- a CDS encoding NUDIX domain-containing protein codes for the protein MPIPEFIKSLRSKIGTELLQVPTAMVFAYDDRGRLLLIQDKDSGRWSAPSGIIDPHELPSDAAVREAWEEAGVFVELTHILGVFAGEHFSKTYDNGDQLAAVTTVFAARVIRGTPRPDHEETSDARFFSPSEIDALSCSTHFLVIRKAVNQNQPQAYFKPATWQPGGL
- a CDS encoding NUDIX domain-containing protein encodes the protein MPIPGFIQSLRSKVGTELLQVSTVAVFAYDDSGRLLLIQEKSSGLWGAPGGIVEPLELLADAAVRETWEEAGVFVELTRVLGVFAGEHFSGTYDNGDQIACVSTVFAARPISGTPRPDHAETADARFFLPDEIAALPCQPHFHVIRQALSHDRSQAYFKPATWQLPGL
- a CDS encoding DUF2306 domain-containing protein gives rise to the protein MSLDHGVMRLAGFIALVVLSLAVAGYALAVYGFLPVGALVHPDMRATFEAHPVGIYAHVFGAAVALALGPFQFSSTLRDRRPALHRRLGRLYLAIGVLIGGLSGLFMAFHAFGGLPSRLGFACLAVAWLYSGSRAYFAVRACDFTAHRCWMVRNFALTFAAVTLRLYLPASVALGAAFEIVYPIIAWLCWLPNLVAAECLVNRATHPLIERPNAGFRPSSAAHSKG
- a CDS encoding cation:proton antiporter; this encodes MEPIFITASLWLALAVVSALIASSLGLSIALVEICVGVGAAAATGWFGLGDVLAANSEWVRFLAAAGAVVLTFLAGAELDPDVIKTKLTEVSVVGLAGFLAPFFGCAAVAYYLLGWDANASWLCGIALSTTSMAVVYAVMLETGFNKTDFGKGILGSCFINDLGTVIALGLLFAPFTYKTVVFIAGSVAVLASLPFTTAWLTRHYAHRTAAIRTKWIMLILFGLGALALWSGSEAVLPAYLVGMVLAGSAARDTHWIRRLRTLTVGFLTPFYFLRAGTLVSLPALLAAPLVFIALLLGKVASKIFGLYPIISAFRQDRNERWYYTLLMSTGLTFGTISSLYGLAHGLVTQEQYSFLVAAVIASAVVPTLIAGWFFVPTHLLPPIEHPGKTTRHSNGLSDEG
- a CDS encoding DUF2784 domain-containing protein, which encodes MLYRLSADLVLFAHFLFAAFAVFGGPLAFFDQAWAWVHIPVVLWSSVVNLMSWTCPLTPIENALRTRAGQLGYSGGFVQHYIGPIVYPRGMPRQLELVAGVFIVAGNALVYAIIFAWGWRRAFN
- a CDS encoding DUF5615 family PIN-like protein encodes the protein MKIWLDAQISPFIAPWLSSTFNIEAIALKDIGLRDATDRTIFLAARRAKVVVLTKDRDLVDLVTQLGQPPQIVWVTCGNTSNAKLKAILTQAWPSARTLIERGEAIIEISDITI
- a CDS encoding DUF433 domain-containing protein produces the protein MAELVDRITVNPEQCGGRPCIRGMRIRVIDVLDLLAAGLTQQQVLEELPDLVAEDISACLRFASSRLNHPILAA
- a CDS encoding DUF1398 family protein; the protein is MNANEIAVLAKAALDGSIPFPEIVGKLIANGVEYYHVDYATGSFTFYSASGAAVVAPLAFEKLPSISGDFDVGALKAAILDSQQHGQKFRAFCERAIQAGVQGYIAYLRGKRVTYFGRQGDQHTEWFPGARPHDA